One segment of Danio aesculapii chromosome 3, fDanAes4.1, whole genome shotgun sequence DNA contains the following:
- the LOC130221746 gene encoding uncharacterized protein LOC130221746, with protein sequence MKREIKMLVMAFLIFLLNSGNIKGEMELRAFPTQKTNCNERTVLQCNISSSVPLNIDQIYWTKHGENEFKCDPKSSKSPPGYECSYTREALTLTILHSTPAQMGQYFCCVMADSSHGFKEINVSVEHCTGDFSYEMPGPQQLKCSFTGLYPEGTIHWFQHDRNVTSIATLSILKNPDGTFNITSVIDQQDDHDRYMCSLWSLKQGRYLKKQEFKVPVDAQKARLNRISSQHCFSWTLLLLGLLFVSIRSISQLNSY encoded by the exons ATGAAGAGGGAAATAAAGATGTTAGTCATGGCTTTTTTAATCTTTCTCCTGAATTCAGGCAACATCAAAG GTGAGATGGAGCTTCGCGCTTTTCCAACCCAGAAAACCAACTGCAATGAGAGGACAGTCTTACAGTGCAACATCAGCTCATCTGTGCCTCTGAACATTGATCAAATATACTGGACCAAACATGGAGAAAACGAGTTTAAATGCGACCCCAAATCCAGCAAGAGCCCTCCAGGATATGAATGCAGCTACACAAGGGAAGCACTAACATTAACCATCCTGCATTCTACACCAGCGCAAATGGGGCAATATTTTTGCTGTGTAATGGCAGACTCCTCACACGGATTTAAGGAAATCAACGTGTCAGTAG agCATTGCACTGGAGACTTCTCCTACGAGATGCCTGGACCTCAGCAACTGAAGTGTAGCTTTACAGGTCTGTACCCAGAGGGCACAATACACTGGTTTCAACATGACAGGAATGTGACTTCCATCGCTACACTCTCAATCCTGAAAAACCCAGATGGAACCTTCAACATCACAAGTGTTATAGACCAACAAGATGATCACGACAGATATATGTGCTCATTGTGGTCACTAAAACAGGGACGATACCTTAAAAAACAAGAGTTCAAAGTGCCCGTTGATGCTCAAAAGGCTCGTTTAAACAGGATCAGCTCACAACACTGTTTCTCATGGACTCTTCTGCTTCTGGGCCTCTTGTTTGTGTCTATAAGATCCATAAGTCAACTGAACTCCTATTAA